One segment of Alnus glutinosa chromosome 2, dhAlnGlut1.1, whole genome shotgun sequence DNA contains the following:
- the LOC133861006 gene encoding uncharacterized protein LOC133861006 — protein sequence MSQTSRAFVAASVGVVEAMKDQLGICRWNHVIRSAQQNAKNHLRSMSQAKSLSPSSSAMVLSKAREEKLRRSEESLRTVMYLSCWGPN from the coding sequence ATGAGTCAAACAAGCAGAGCCTTTGTGGCAGCCAGTGTTGGAGTTGTGGAGGCCATGAAAGACCAGCTGGGGATCTGCAGGTGGAATCATGTCatcagatcagcgcagcaaaATGCCAAGAACCATCTCAGGTCCATGTCTCAGGCCAAGAGCCTTTCTCCTTCAAGTTCTGCAATGGTTTTGAGCAAAGCAAGAGAGGAGAAACTGAGGCGGTCAGAGGAATCTTTGAGGACGGTCATGTACTTGAGCTGTTGGGGTCCCAATTGA